Below is a genomic region from Streptomyces sp. NBC_00461.
ACCACGACGGCGAACTTCTACCAGGACGCGGTGACCAACCAGTACGCCCGGAAGATCCACGCCCAGATGGCCGACGGCAAGGCCTACGCCTTCGCCTTCGACGACGTCGGCAACCAGGAGTCCCTGGTGCATGACGGCAGCCCGCAGCAGGCGTACCTGACCCTCGATCCCCTCAACTGAAGGCTCAACGCCCCGCTCCCGCACACGGGGTGGCCTGTGTGCGGGAACGGGAACGGGATTCAACACGGTGATGGCGAGCAGACCGAACAGGGCCGTCTCCAGCAGCCAGTTGAGCCAGAAGTCGCGGCAGGAGCAGCCGCGAGGCGCTCGGCCTCCAGGTGGGCGGCCACGCGCCGGGTCTGCCTGACAAATATGACTTCTAAATATGATGTGTGACTGAAACTCGCCCATAGGTGACCGGAGTTAACCGCCGGGAGTTGAGAGTTATTCAGTTACCAGTGGTAATCCCTTGCCTTTACCTGACCTTCACACGTAGACCTTGCTCCACGTTCTGCCATGGCTCTGGGGGGAGTTGGCACATGCACGGCACGGTTGACGGGTTCCGCTATGGCGCGGTGACCCCTGCGGCTGCCTATCTGATGGCCTGTCTGGGAGGGGCGCTGGGACTACGCTGCATCGTCCGGTCCCTGCTCAACGAGGAGTCATGGAAACCCGGTTGGCTGGCGCTCGGCGCCGCGTCGATCGGCTGCGGCATCTGGACGATGCACTTCATCGCCATGCTCGGCTTCCAGGTCAAGGAGACCGGGATCCGCTACGACACGGGTCTCACCCTGCTGAGCCTGGCCCTGGCGATCATCGTGGTCGGCATCGGCGTGTTCATCGTCGGCTACCGCGGCTCCGGCAAGATCACGCTGGGCGTCGCCGGCGTGGTCACCGGTATCGGTGTCGCCGTCATGCACTACCTCGGCATGGCCGCGGTGGAGGTGAACGGCGACATCCGGTACGACCCGCTCACCGTCGCCCTGTCCGTCGCCATCGCCATCGTCGCCGCTACCGCCGCGCTGTGGGCGGCCGTCAGCATCCGCGGCTTCATGACGAGCCTCGGGGCCAGCCTGGTCATGGGTGTGGCGGTGTCCGGCATGCACTACACGGCCATGGCGGCCGTCAGCGTCCATGTGCACGACAACGGCAACGGGGCCTGGGCGGGCGACTCGCCCACCTCCCTGCTGCTGCCCATGCTCCTGGGACCGGCCGTCTTCCTGCTGCTGGCCGGGGTGGTGGTCATGTTCGACCCGCTTCTGGTGCTGGGCGACGGCGAGTGGAGCAGGTCGGCCACGTCCCGGCGGACCTCGGCGGCCAAGGAGGCGAACGAGCCCGTACCGCAGCACAGCAGCGCCGGCTTCGCCGAGCCGGTCGGCCAGGCCCGCCGCCGGCAGGATCACTACGGGACCGCCGCACCGCAGTGGGCCCCACCGCCCGGCCACGACTGGTGATCCGCGGCAGCGTTCCACATGCGGACGGACCGGGCGGTTCAGCGTTCCGTCCGCACGGGATACCGGCCCGTCCGCACGACAAGCCGGCCCTCGGTTCGGCGCACCGGGCGGGCACGCGGCAGGAACCGGTAGGCCGGGCGACCGGCCGAACTCCCGCGTAGGGCAACCCACCCCACCAGGGGCGGAGGAAGCCAAGATTGTTACGGTGCAGCGGTGTCTGACTCTTCACGCGATACCGCCGAAGGCGCCGGCTGGGGCTCCACAGAGCGCGGCGAGTACAAGCGGCTGATGCCGCACAGGGTAGAGAAGCTCTCCTGGCTCAGCCCCAAAACACTGTGGGCCGCTCGCAACGGCGTGCTGGCCTCCTGGTTCGGGGACCCCACGGGCCGTACCCGCAGCAGATGGGTGGCCCAGCGCCAAGCCGCGGGCGCACCCGCGGACAAGGTGATCCGGCGTGAGGATGCGGACCGGTTCTCGTTCATGGTCATCGGCGACACCGGGGAGGGCGACGACCCCCAATACGCGGTGGTACCGGGCTTCTTGAAGGTCGGTCAGGGGACGGACTTCGCTGTCATCGCCAGCGACGTCATCTACCCGGTCGGCAGCGCGGACGACTACGCCACCAAGTTCTTCGGCCCCTACCAGGACTACCGGGCGCCGATCTACGCGATACCCGGCAACCACGACTGGTACGAGGACCTCGGTGCCTTCATGCACGTCTTCTGCGAGGACGCCCCGCCCCTCGCGCCCGAGCCGGCGGCGCGCCCGCTGACCCGGGCCTGGGCACGCGGTCTCCTGTGGCACCGACCGCGCCCGAAGGACGGTCAACGCCTGGACGAGGCACGGCAGTTGCGGTCCGAGCCGGACCAACGGGCCGTCCAGCCGGGCCCGTACTGGGCCGTGGACGCCGGACCGGTACGGATCATAGGCATCGACACGGGCCTGCTCGGCACCATCGACGCCGAACAGGGCGCATGGCTGCGGGAGGTGTCGAAGGGCCCCCGGCCCAAGATCCTCATCACCGGCTCGCCCCTGTACGTCGACGGTGAGCACCACCCCTGCACCATCGAAGGGGGCAACGGCACCGTCGACGACATCGTCCGCGACCCCGAGCACCACTACGTCGCGGCGATAGGCGGCGACATCCACAACTACCAGCGCTACCCGGTCCAGGTGGACGGTCGCACGATCCAGTACGTCGTCTCGGGCGGCGGCGGCGCGTTCATGCACGCCACCCACACCATCCCCCGCGTCGACATCGCGAACGTCACCGAGAAGGACTTCCGCTGCTACCCGCTGCGCGGTGACTCCCTCGCCTTCTACAGCAGGCTCTACGGACGCCGCCTGCGCCTGCCGCGCCTGTTCACCCTCACCGAGCACGAGGCGATGGCCGTGATCGCCGAGCGGCTCGGCATTCCGCCGACCCGTGCCCCGGGCGGGCCGGTACGCGTCACCCGCCGGGCCCGCATCGTGGCCAGTCTGCTGGGTGCCGGCGGCCGCCCCGACCGCACCTCGCGCCTGCGCCTCCCGGTCCGCAAGATCTACACGCAGCTGTTCTCGCCGAGTTCGGCGACGTACAGTCCGCCCTTCTTCAAGTGCTTCCTGCGTCTGGACGTCACTCCGGAGGCGATCCGGCTGCGCTGCTTCGCCGCCACCGGCAACCGCGCCCAGGAGGTCGAACCGCCGGTCGAGGACGAGTTCACCATTCCCCTGACCTGAGCTTGAAAGTGGGAACACTTCCTGCGGGGATCCGGTTGACGCTGCCGTAGACCTTGATCGACGAACGACGGAGGACGCTGTGTCGCCGACCTCACGCCCCTTGCGCAAGCTGGGTTTCCTGACCATCGGCCTGTTCGACGAGACGGATCCGCGCCGGGGGCACGAGTCCACGCTGGAGATCATCGAACTGGGTGAGCGGCTCGGCTTCGACAGCGCATGGCTGCGGCATCGTCATCTCCAGTACGGCATCTCCTCCCCCGTCGCGGTGATGGCGGCGGCCTCGCAGCGCACCAGTCGTATCGAGCTGGGCACCGCGGTCATCCCGCTCGGCTGGGAGAACCCGCTGCGCCTGGCCGAGGACCTGGCAACGGTCGACATCCTGTCCGGGGGCCGGATCAACCCGGGTGTCAGCGTCGGCCCGCCGATGCACTACGAGCAGGTGAAGGAGGCGCTGTACCCGGACACGGCCGAGGCCGAGGACTTCTCCTACGAGCGGGTGCGGCGCCTGCTGGACCTCGTGCGGGGCAAGAGCGCGACGGACTTCAGCGGTGTCGAGGGCTTCGAGGTGTTCTCGGACCGGGTGCAGCCCCACTCCCCCGGTCTGGGGCGCCGGCTCTGGTACGGCGGTGGGAGTCTGGGTTCGG
It encodes:
- a CDS encoding MHYT domain-containing protein, whose translation is MHGTVDGFRYGAVTPAAAYLMACLGGALGLRCIVRSLLNEESWKPGWLALGAASIGCGIWTMHFIAMLGFQVKETGIRYDTGLTLLSLALAIIVVGIGVFIVGYRGSGKITLGVAGVVTGIGVAVMHYLGMAAVEVNGDIRYDPLTVALSVAIAIVAATAALWAAVSIRGFMTSLGASLVMGVAVSGMHYTAMAAVSVHVHDNGNGAWAGDSPTSLLLPMLLGPAVFLLLAGVVVMFDPLLVLGDGEWSRSATSRRTSAAKEANEPVPQHSSAGFAEPVGQARRRQDHYGTAAPQWAPPPGHDW
- a CDS encoding metallophosphoesterase family protein, whose amino-acid sequence is MSDSSRDTAEGAGWGSTERGEYKRLMPHRVEKLSWLSPKTLWAARNGVLASWFGDPTGRTRSRWVAQRQAAGAPADKVIRREDADRFSFMVIGDTGEGDDPQYAVVPGFLKVGQGTDFAVIASDVIYPVGSADDYATKFFGPYQDYRAPIYAIPGNHDWYEDLGAFMHVFCEDAPPLAPEPAARPLTRAWARGLLWHRPRPKDGQRLDEARQLRSEPDQRAVQPGPYWAVDAGPVRIIGIDTGLLGTIDAEQGAWLREVSKGPRPKILITGSPLYVDGEHHPCTIEGGNGTVDDIVRDPEHHYVAAIGGDIHNYQRYPVQVDGRTIQYVVSGGGGAFMHATHTIPRVDIANVTEKDFRCYPLRGDSLAFYSRLYGRRLRLPRLFTLTEHEAMAVIAERLGIPPTRAPGGPVRVTRRARIVASLLGAGGRPDRTSRLRLPVRKIYTQLFSPSSATYSPPFFKCFLRLDVTPEAIRLRCFAATGNRAQEVEPPVEDEFTIPLT
- a CDS encoding LLM class flavin-dependent oxidoreductase; the encoded protein is MSPTSRPLRKLGFLTIGLFDETDPRRGHESTLEIIELGERLGFDSAWLRHRHLQYGISSPVAVMAAASQRTSRIELGTAVIPLGWENPLRLAEDLATVDILSGGRINPGVSVGPPMHYEQVKEALYPDTAEAEDFSYERVRRLLDLVRGKSATDFSGVEGFEVFSDRVQPHSPGLGRRLWYGGGSLGSARWAGGHGMNFLTSSVVKAEGAGGEGDFDFAEIQLSHIRAFRAQHQDGENARVSQGLVVIPTDSASPGQRAKYEEYAARRTPRTTSPQGPARLMFAPDIVGTSEEIAERLHAHAAFREVDEVAFALPFTFEHEDYVQILTDMATKLGPALGWQPAV